The following proteins are encoded in a genomic region of Phycodurus eques isolate BA_2022a chromosome 11, UOR_Pequ_1.1, whole genome shotgun sequence:
- the LOC133409421 gene encoding reticulon-4-like isoform X5, whose protein sequence is METARVDTIKAAWRQQVADLVYWRDLKTTGVVFGAALLLLLSLTVCSIVSVCSYVGLALLSVTVCFRIYKGILQAIQKSDEGHPFKQYLEREVALSEDTAHKYGDVLLEKINKTVSELRRLFLVEDLVDSIKFALLMWILTYVGALFNGLTLAILAVIGAFSCPIIYEKHQAQIDHYLALVNNQIKDVIGKIQAKVPGMKRKTE, encoded by the exons TGGCGGATCTGGTGTACTGGCGCGACCTGAAGACCACCGGCGTGGTGTTCGGGGcggcgctgctgctgctgctgtcgcTGACGGTGTGCAGCATCGTCAGCGTGTGCTCCTACGTCGGCCTGGCGCTGCTCTCCGTCACCGTCTGCTTCCGCATCTACAAAGGCATCCTGCAGGCCATCCAGAAGTCCGACGAGGGACACCCCTTCAA GCAGTACCTGGAACGTGAGGTGGCGCTGTCCGAGGACACGGCGCACAAGTACGGCGACGTCCTCCTGGAGAAAATCAACAAGACCGTCAGCGAGCTGAGGCGTCTCTTCCTGGTCGAGGACCTGGTGGACTCCATCAAG TTCGCCTTGCTGATGTGGATCCTGACCTACGTGGGCGCGCTCTTCAACGGACTCACGCTGGCCATTCTGG CCGTCATCGGAGCCTTCAGCTGTCCAATCATCTACGAGAAACACCAG GCTCAGATCGATCATTACCTGGCGCTCGTCAACAACCAAATCAAAGACGTCATTGGAAA GATCCAGGCCAAAGTTCCTGGGATGAAACGCAAAACCGAGTGA
- the LOC133409421 gene encoding reticulon-4-like isoform X6, whose translation MDAKQVADLVYWRDLKTTGVVFGAALLLLLSLTVCSIVSVCSYVGLALLSVTVCFRIYKGILQAIQKSDEGHPFKQYLEREVALSEDTAHKYGDVLLEKINKTVSELRRLFLVEDLVDSIKFALLMWILTYVGALFNGLTLAILAVIGAFSCPIIYEKHQAQIDHYLALVNNQIKDVIGKIQAKVPGMKRKTE comes from the exons TGGCGGATCTGGTGTACTGGCGCGACCTGAAGACCACCGGCGTGGTGTTCGGGGcggcgctgctgctgctgctgtcgcTGACGGTGTGCAGCATCGTCAGCGTGTGCTCCTACGTCGGCCTGGCGCTGCTCTCCGTCACCGTCTGCTTCCGCATCTACAAAGGCATCCTGCAGGCCATCCAGAAGTCCGACGAGGGACACCCCTTCAA GCAGTACCTGGAACGTGAGGTGGCGCTGTCCGAGGACACGGCGCACAAGTACGGCGACGTCCTCCTGGAGAAAATCAACAAGACCGTCAGCGAGCTGAGGCGTCTCTTCCTGGTCGAGGACCTGGTGGACTCCATCAAG TTCGCCTTGCTGATGTGGATCCTGACCTACGTGGGCGCGCTCTTCAACGGACTCACGCTGGCCATTCTGG CCGTCATCGGAGCCTTCAGCTGTCCAATCATCTACGAGAAACACCAG GCTCAGATCGATCATTACCTGGCGCTCGTCAACAACCAAATCAAAGACGTCATTGGAAA GATCCAGGCCAAAGTTCCTGGGATGAAACGCAAAACCGAGTGA